The Armatimonadota bacterium genome contains a region encoding:
- a CDS encoding ABC transporter permease, with the protein MGDILDTELMRSTLRLATPLVLAALGGVLSERSGVVNIALEGMMLVGAFFGMLGSMLTGNPWVGVLLGMAAGGLLGLTHALLTQKMRLNHIVSGVALNILALGLTTYILRYVMKSVGGSPSVNGMPEWRIPLVGPILSNQNALFYLAIMLIVGLNFVLFATPLGLRIRSAGENPEAAQSVGIRVTLVRYSAVTCSGILGGLAGVYLSLGQLNMFTEGMSGGRGFIALAAVIFGRWTPYGAAGAALFFGFFDALQMRLQGQAIGGIVIPSEFMLMLPYLLTIIALAGFAGKSRAPAALGQSE; encoded by the coding sequence ATGGGTGACATCTTAGACACCGAACTGATGCGAAGCACGCTGAGGCTGGCGACGCCGCTGGTGCTCGCCGCGCTGGGAGGCGTCCTCTCCGAGCGGTCGGGCGTCGTCAACATCGCGCTCGAGGGGATGATGCTCGTGGGCGCGTTCTTCGGGATGCTCGGCTCGATGCTGACCGGCAACCCGTGGGTCGGCGTGCTCCTCGGCATGGCGGCAGGCGGACTCCTGGGACTAACTCACGCACTGCTCACCCAGAAGATGCGGCTGAACCACATCGTGAGCGGCGTGGCGCTCAACATCCTCGCGCTCGGGCTGACGACCTACATCCTGCGCTACGTGATGAAGAGCGTCGGCGGGTCGCCGTCGGTCAACGGTATGCCGGAGTGGCGCATCCCCCTCGTCGGCCCGATACTGAGCAACCAGAATGCGCTCTTCTACCTCGCGATCATGCTGATCGTCGGTCTGAACTTCGTCTTGTTCGCCACTCCACTCGGACTGCGCATCCGATCAGCGGGCGAGAATCCCGAGGCGGCGCAGAGCGTGGGCATCAGGGTCACCCTGGTCAGGTACTCGGCAGTCACCTGCAGCGGAATCCTCGGCGGCCTGGCGGGGGTCTACCTCTCGCTCGGACAGCTCAACATGTTCACGGAGGGCATGTCGGGCGGCCGGGGGTTTATCGCGCTGGCGGCCGTCATTTTCGGCAGGTGGACGCCATACGGCGCGGCGGGTGCAGCTCTCTTCTTCGGGTTCTTCGATGCGCTCCAGATGCGGCTTCAGGGGCAGGCGATCGGCGGGATCGTCATTCCTTCGGAGTTCATGCTGATGCTCCCCTACCTGCTGACTATCATCGCGCTGGCGGGATTCGCCGGAAAGTCGCGAGCGCCCGCCGCTCTCGGACAGAGCGAATGA